In Populus alba chromosome 1, ASM523922v2, whole genome shotgun sequence, a single window of DNA contains:
- the LOC118046958 gene encoding LOW QUALITY PROTEIN: aluminum-activated malate transporter 7-like (The sequence of the model RefSeq protein was modified relative to this genomic sequence to represent the inferred CDS: deleted 1 base in 1 codon), with the protein MDAGSGSGDKAGFFTQGRRWLKALPVKFKANMVAMVRNIRKLGQDDPRRVIHSLKVGLALTLVSTFYYCQPLYSNFGVTAMWAIMTVVVVFEFSVGATLGKGLNRGMATLMAGGLGIGAHHLANLSGHIGEPILLGFFVFLQATISTFLRFFPKIKSRYDYGMLIFILTFSLISVSGYRDDEILEFAQKRLSTISIGGSACVIISTVVCPVWAGEDLHNLIALNIEKLGNSLEGFGDEYFKRTGGEESKDDKKFLDGYKSVLNSKNSEESLANFASWEPGHGRFPFRHPWKLYLKVGTLARECAYRIEALNGCVNADIQASSEVGSIIQEACTNLSIESGKALKELALAIKKMVQPSSADSHIENAKSAAKNLKSLLKSGIWEDIDLLKVIPGVTLASILIDVVTCTEKIAESIHELASKAQFKSVEPTLSTEKLHSGQIQSVKSVQMVNCSHVVINVGESTLPSPPSESSSAPNASKQRMEV; encoded by the exons ATGGATGCTGGGTCTGGAAGCGGTGACAAAGCTGGGTTTTTCACTCAAGGACGCAGGTGGCTCAAGGCCTTGCCTGTGAAGTTCAAAGCTAACATGGTTGCTATGGTTAGGAACATAAGGAAACTTGGACAAGATGATCCAAGAAGAGTTATTCATTCACTAAAAGTAGGGCTTGCACTTACATTGGTATCAACGTTCTACTACTGTCAGCCACTTTACAGTAATTTTGGTGTCACTGCAATGTGGGCTATCATgactgttgttgttgtctttgaATTCTCTGTGG GGGCTACTCTTGGAAAGGGATTGAATAGAGGAATGGCAACGCTAATGGCTGGTGGACTAGGTATTGGAGCACATCACCTAGCAAACCTCTCTGGACATATTGGAGAACCCATACTACTTGGGTTCTTTGTCTTTCTACAAG CTACAATATCAACATTTTTAAGGTTCTTTCCGAAAATTAAATCGAGATATGATTATGGGATGCTAATATTCATATTGACCTTCTCTTTGATATCGGTATCTGGTTATCGAGACGATGAAATATTAGAGTTCGCTCAGAAAAGATTATCAACCATCAGCATAGGTGGTTCTGCTTGTGTCATCATTTCTACTGTTGTTTGCCCTGTGTGGGCTGGTGAAGATCTTCACAATCTGATCGCTCTCAACATTGAAAAGCTTGGCAACTCCTTAGAAG GATTTGGTGATGAATACTTCAAAAGAACAGGGGGTGAAGAGAGCAAAGACGACAAGAAATTTTTGGATGGATACAAAAGTGttctcaattcaaaaaatagtgAAGAATCCTTG GCAAATTTTGCATCATGGGAGCCAGGTCATGGTCGGTTCCCATTTCGACATCCATGGAAACTATACCTGAAAGTTGGGACTCTGGCTCGAGAATGTGCCTACCGAATAGAAGCATTGAATGGATGCGTAAATGCTGACATTCAG GCATCATCAGAAGTTGGTAGCATAATTCAGGAAGCATGCACAAATTTGAGCATAGAATCTGGAAAAGCACTAAAGGAACTTGCATTGGCAATC AAAAAAATGGTGCAGCCATCTTCTGCAGATTCCCACATTGAAAATGCAAAATCTGCTGCCAAAAACCTCAAATCTTTACTCAAATCAGGCATATGGGAAGACATTGACCTGCTGAAAGTTATACCAGGGGTTACATTAGCTTCAATACTTATTGATGTGGTCACATGCACTGAAAAAATTGCTGAATCCATACATGAACTTGCCTCCAAAGCCCAATTTAAGAGTGTAGAGCCAACTCTATCAACAGAAAAGTTGCATTCAGGACAAATTCAGAGTGTAAAATCAGTTCAGATGGTCAATTGCTCCCATGTTGTCATCAATGTCGGTGAATCAACTCTGCCTTCCCCACCAAGTGAGAGTTCTTCAGCACCAAACGCTAGCAAGCAAAGGATGGAAGTGTAA